The proteins below are encoded in one region of Clostridium fermenticellae:
- a CDS encoding flavodoxin family protein: MMKIAVRYYTKTGNTKKLADEIARTAGVEAKTVDEKLSEDVDILFLGSSVYAAGIDYKVKKFIEDIDVHVGKIVNFSTAAIVKSTYSQVKKVADQKKINVSDKEYHCKGSFGPLHRGRPNTDDLKKVSQFAKSFL; encoded by the coding sequence ATGATGAAGATAGCAGTAAGATATTATACAAAGACAGGAAATACAAAAAAACTGGCAGATGAGATAGCAAGGACAGCAGGTGTAGAGGCAAAAACAGTAGATGAAAAACTATCAGAAGATGTAGATATACTGTTTCTTGGAAGTTCTGTATATGCTGCTGGTATAGATTATAAGGTTAAAAAGTTTATTGAAGATATAGATGTCCATGTTGGTAAAATTGTAAATTTTAGTACTGCAGCAATTGTTAAATCAACCTATTCTCAGGTAAAGAAGGTTGCAGACCAAAAGAAAATAAATGTAAGTGATAAGGAATATCACTGTAAAGGTTCATTTGGTCCTCTGCATAGGGGAAGGCCTAATACTGATGATCTAAAGAAAGTAAGTCAGTTTGCAAAATCATTCTTATAA